TCATCGTTATTGGTGCCTCGGCCGGCGGCATGCCGGCACTCTGCCAGTTGGTGGCCCAGCTTCCGGCCGACTTGCCGGCGGCCGTACTCATCGTGCAGCACTTTGCCCCCGACTCTTCGGGTGAGCACCTGGTAGACCGCCTCTCCCGCCAAACCAACCTGCGCTGCCTGCTGCCCCAGGGCGGCGAATTGATTGAGCCCAACACGCTGTACCTGGCCCCGCCCGACCGCCACTTGCTGGTAAAGGACGGCTACCTCCTGGTGACCAAGGGTCCGCACGAAAACCACTACCGCCCGGCCGCCGACGCCCTGTTTCGCTCGGCGGCGGCTTACTATGGCCCCAACGTTATCGGGGTGGTGCTCACCGGCATGCTTCACGACGGCACGGCCGGCCTGGAGTTCGTCAAGCGCAGCGGGGGCCTGACGGTGGTGCAGGACCCGCACGAGGCCGAGTTTCCGAGCATGCCCGAGAGTGCGCTCAGCAACGTGGACATCGACTATGTGGTGCCTTTGAAGGAAATGGGCTTTTTGCTCACCCGCCTGGCCCGCATGCCCTTAGCTAGTGTTCAGAACATTCCGGAGGACATCAAACTGGAGGCCGCTATTGCGGAAAGAGTTGTGGGAACTATTGATGAAGTAACGCGCCTGGCCCGCCCCGTGCCCATGACCTGCCCCGACTGCGGCGGCTCCCTCTTCGAGCTCAAACACGGCAAGCTGCTGCGCTACCGCTGCCACACGGGCCACGCCTTCACGGCCGACATGCTGCTGCAGCGCACCCAGCACGGCCTGGAAGAAAGCCTATGGGTAGCTCTGCGCATGATGGAGGAGCGCAAAAACCTGCTCACCAACATGGCCAGCCGGGGCGAAGGCCCCTACAGCGTGCAGCAGGAAGAGCGTATCGAGGAAATGAAGACGCATATCAACCGCCTGCGGGAATTTCTGCTCAACGGCGTTCCGAAAAGCCCCGACGCGGCCAACGGCCCGGGCACCCATTCTAACGGCCACGACCAGGC
Above is a genomic segment from Hymenobacter cellulosivorans containing:
- a CDS encoding chemotaxis protein CheB yields the protein MDHPTHVIVIGASAGGMPALCQLVAQLPADLPAAVLIVQHFAPDSSGEHLVDRLSRQTNLRCLLPQGGELIEPNTLYLAPPDRHLLVKDGYLLVTKGPHENHYRPAADALFRSAAAYYGPNVIGVVLTGMLHDGTAGLEFVKRSGGLTVVQDPHEAEFPSMPESALSNVDIDYVVPLKEMGFLLTRLARMPLASVQNIPEDIKLEAAIAERVVGTIDEVTRLARPVPMTCPDCGGSLFELKHGKLLRYRCHTGHAFTADMLLQRTQHGLEESLWVALRMMEERKNLLTNMASRGEGPYSVQQEERIEEMKTHINRLREFLLNGVPKSPDAANGPGTHSNGHDQAPGGLAAPRP